The Candidatus Acidiferrales bacterium genome window below encodes:
- the lspA gene encoding signal peptidase II, which yields MASSRSIAWRWLIVIIVAVLAADQLSKHIIEKYTSMDYLHTVIPGLLNLTHTYNPGVAFSLFADSHSPTVRLFLVFFSVVVIFFLVCLLAAERAGGRTGQIGMAMILGGALGNVLDRLMRNGVTDFIDFHVYSHHWPTFNVADSSIVIGAALVLVELFRDWGRSSKSQGA from the coding sequence ATGGCCTCTTCTCGCAGCATCGCGTGGCGCTGGCTGATCGTGATCATTGTCGCTGTCCTCGCTGCCGACCAGCTCTCCAAGCACATCATCGAGAAATACACTTCGATGGACTATCTCCACACTGTTATTCCCGGGCTTCTGAATCTGACGCACACCTATAATCCCGGCGTGGCCTTCAGCCTCTTTGCCGACTCTCATTCGCCCACTGTGCGCCTGTTTCTCGTGTTTTTTTCCGTCGTCGTGATTTTTTTCCTGGTCTGTTTGCTGGCCGCGGAACGCGCCGGTGGCCGCACGGGACAGATCGGCATGGCCATGATTCTGGGCGGCGCACTCGGCAACGTTCTCGACCGTCTCATGCGCAATGGCGTCACCGACTTCATCGACTTCCATGTCTATTCTCATCATTGGCCCACATTCAATGTCGCTGATTCCTCCATCGTCATCGGCGCTGCGCTGGTTTTAGTGGAACTCTTCCGCGATTGGGGGCGTAGTAGCAAGAGTCAAGGAGCCTGA
- the ileS gene encoding isoleucine--tRNA ligase, which translates to MTKLLDLKSTINLPRTDFPMKAQLPSREPQQLALWDQYGLYHRVQEIRAGAPLFVFHDGPPYPTGDIHLGTGLNKICKDMVVKSKTMAGFRVPYIPGWDCHGLPIETKVEKDLGGKKHSVSAAEFRRLCRAFATKYIDSNRRDFKRLGILGQWESPYLTMDHDHEAVIASAFLTFYEKGYVYKGLKPVYWCLHDRTALAEAEVEYENHTSPSIYVRFQLSQDAVNAGKVPAALKGKNVYAVIWTTTPWTIPASMALAFHPDFQYAAVETTTGEIYLIADQLRRSVAEACGYTESKVVATYKGSELETARLKFRHPFLDRLEPAVLADYVTLDQGTGIVHTAPGHGADDFRTGQKYGIETYAPLDDEGRFIEGLPEYKGKSVFEANPIVINLLQSRGALLAQGKLQHSYPHCWRCHNPVIFRATEQWFINLQHDDLRKRSLEEIHKVKWSPAWGEDRLSSMVSERPDWCISRQRFWGVPLIVFYCEQCGQQLKDFRALRNVISWFEREGADAWFTHSAEELLPPGTKCSCGSSRFRKEKDILDVWFESGSTSLAVLKGEMWPADVYLEGPDQYRGWFQSSLLVAMGTRGRAPYKQVVTHGWTLDAEGRPMSKSAGNGELPREICEKWGADLLRLWVTSQDYQTDMRFSEGMMVQLAESYRKIRNTFRFALGNLAGFDPARDMVSDAELLEMDAWMLHRAGELIAQCRAWYDAFEFHRVFHALHDFMVVDLSAFYFDVLKDRLYTFARRNKSRRSAQTAMYRITSALLRLAAPILVFTAEEVWKHFPRVSGDPESIHMMLFPARQELAPQVDSTKRENWESLMAIREQVLKKLEEARNAKVINSALEASVQMRARGETLDLLKNYSSWLPQILIVSQVHVNAANGTSATAAAAGPVDEIEIARADGKKCDRCWNYSVHVGESSDYPTVCERCVAALAEIERTQNSAVGSS; encoded by the coding sequence ATGACGAAACTGCTTGACCTCAAAAGCACAATCAATCTTCCCCGCACCGATTTTCCCATGAAGGCCCAGTTGCCCTCTCGCGAGCCTCAGCAACTCGCCCTGTGGGACCAGTACGGCCTTTACCACCGCGTCCAGGAAATCCGAGCCGGCGCACCACTTTTTGTCTTCCACGATGGCCCTCCTTACCCCACGGGGGACATCCACCTTGGTACGGGCCTGAACAAAATCTGTAAGGACATGGTCGTCAAATCCAAAACTATGGCCGGCTTCCGTGTGCCCTATATTCCCGGCTGGGATTGCCACGGCTTGCCCATCGAGACTAAAGTTGAAAAAGACCTTGGCGGAAAAAAGCACAGCGTTTCGGCCGCTGAGTTTCGCCGCCTGTGCCGCGCCTTCGCCACTAAGTACATTGACTCCAACCGCCGCGACTTCAAGCGCCTCGGCATCCTTGGCCAGTGGGAATCGCCTTATCTGACGATGGACCATGACCACGAGGCCGTCATCGCCAGCGCCTTCCTCACGTTTTATGAAAAGGGCTACGTCTACAAAGGTCTCAAGCCCGTCTATTGGTGCCTGCACGATCGCACGGCGCTCGCCGAAGCCGAAGTCGAATACGAAAATCACACCAGCCCCTCGATCTACGTTCGCTTCCAGCTCTCTCAGGATGCCGTCAATGCTGGAAAAGTCCCCGCCGCGCTCAAAGGCAAAAATGTCTATGCCGTCATCTGGACCACCACGCCGTGGACCATCCCCGCCAGCATGGCGCTCGCCTTTCATCCTGATTTCCAATATGCAGCAGTCGAAACGACGACCGGGGAAATCTATCTCATCGCCGACCAGCTTCGCCGCAGCGTCGCCGAGGCTTGTGGTTATACAGAGTCAAAAGTTGTCGCAACGTATAAAGGCAGCGAACTCGAAACCGCGCGCCTGAAATTTCGCCATCCCTTTCTCGATCGCCTCGAACCCGCCGTCCTCGCCGACTACGTCACGCTCGATCAAGGCACCGGAATCGTCCACACCGCTCCCGGCCACGGCGCGGATGACTTTCGCACCGGCCAGAAATACGGCATCGAGACCTATGCGCCTCTTGACGACGAAGGCCGTTTCATCGAAGGCTTGCCGGAATACAAAGGCAAGAGCGTTTTTGAAGCGAATCCCATCGTCATCAACCTCCTCCAATCGCGGGGAGCGCTGCTCGCTCAGGGCAAACTTCAGCACAGCTATCCGCACTGCTGGCGCTGTCACAATCCCGTGATTTTCCGTGCCACAGAGCAGTGGTTCATCAATCTCCAGCACGACGATCTGCGCAAGCGTTCGCTCGAGGAAATCCACAAAGTAAAGTGGTCGCCGGCGTGGGGTGAAGATCGCCTCAGTAGCATGGTCTCCGAACGTCCCGATTGGTGCATCTCCCGCCAGCGTTTCTGGGGCGTGCCTCTGATTGTTTTCTATTGCGAGCAATGCGGCCAGCAGTTGAAGGATTTTCGCGCGCTTCGCAACGTCATCTCCTGGTTCGAAAGGGAAGGCGCCGACGCGTGGTTCACGCATTCCGCCGAGGAGCTATTGCCTCCGGGCACAAAATGCTCGTGCGGCTCGTCGCGTTTCCGCAAGGAAAAAGACATTCTCGACGTGTGGTTCGAATCCGGCTCGACGAGTCTCGCCGTGCTCAAAGGCGAAATGTGGCCCGCCGACGTCTATCTCGAAGGCCCCGATCAATATCGCGGCTGGTTTCAAAGTTCTTTGCTCGTCGCCATGGGCACGCGCGGCCGCGCTCCTTATAAGCAGGTCGTCACGCATGGTTGGACGCTCGATGCCGAAGGCCGTCCCATGTCGAAATCCGCCGGCAACGGCGAGCTTCCGCGCGAAATCTGCGAAAAATGGGGTGCCGATCTGCTGCGTCTGTGGGTCACTTCGCAGGATTATCAGACCGACATGCGCTTCTCGGAAGGCATGATGGTGCAGCTTGCCGAATCCTATCGCAAGATTCGCAACACGTTCCGATTCGCTCTCGGCAATCTCGCCGGCTTCGATCCCGCGCGCGACATGGTCTCCGACGCCGAGCTTCTCGAAATGGACGCCTGGATGCTCCATCGCGCCGGCGAACTCATCGCGCAATGCCGCGCGTGGTATGACGCTTTCGAATTCCATCGCGTCTTCCACGCTCTCCACGATTTCATGGTCGTCGATCTAAGCGCATTTTATTTCGATGTGCTGAAAGACCGCCTCTATACGTTCGCGCGTCGCAATAAGAGCCGCCGCTCTGCGCAGACGGCCATGTATCGCATCACGAGTGCGCTCCTCCGCCTCGCCGCGCCCATTCTCGTTTTCACCGCCGAAGAAGTCTGGAAACATTTTCCTCGCGTCTCCGGCGATCCCGAAAGCATTCATATGATGCTTTTCCCTGCACGGCAGGAGCTTGCGCCACAGGTCGATTCAACCAAGCGCGAAAATTGGGAATCGCTGATGGCCATTCGCGAGCAAGTGTTGAAGAAACTCGAGGAAGCGCGCAACGCCAAGGTCATCAACAGCGCCCTCGAAGCTAGCGTCCAGATGCGCGCGCGCGGCGAGACACTCGACCTCTTGAAGAATTACTCCTCCTGGCTCCCGCAGATCCTCATCGTCTCTCAGGTTCACGTGAACGCGGCAAACGGTACATCTGCAACAGCTGCGGCCGCTGGTCCCGTTGACGAAATCGAAATCGCGCGCGCCGATGGTAAGAAATGCGACCGCTGCTGGAACTATTCCGTCCACGTCGGCGAGAGCTCCGATTACCCAACGGTCTGCGAACGTTGTGTCGCCGCCCTCGCGGAAATCGAGCGCACTCAGAACAGCGCGGTCGGGAGCAGCTAG
- a CDS encoding energy transducer TonB encodes MDEQKKAQTGEEARLDLRYSRIAVARESWWAVFLSNVKEFLTERPIKVPRGTPSAAFQPSRFGASLKDNFKEWLRPLPPSARKPIHSDMLVTSQGWFAMFWDRIHEAVAPRKLPPLEVTSQPIPVPEIWSKNQQFTKVQALSLTAHVVVIVLIILPLLPEFMSPPTQAASTRVTEIPISEYLPKLAMGNKRAGGGGGRADNLPAARGRLPKFATTQFAAPLTRPPEHAKLTVDPTVVVPPNIHIPNPDLPNYGDPVSKLVNDSMGSGSGSGIGNGNGAGIGQGEGYGVGGGTPNAGENGYGVPVCVYCPDPKYSDDGFKLKIQGAVVLDIVVGVDGRATNIHVAKGLGYGLDEEAVKSVRDIYHFKPAMGPDGRPAAVRMEIEVDFRLY; translated from the coding sequence ATGGACGAGCAGAAAAAGGCGCAGACGGGCGAAGAAGCCCGGTTGGATCTTAGGTACTCGCGAATCGCGGTGGCCCGCGAATCGTGGTGGGCGGTGTTTCTCTCGAACGTCAAGGAATTCCTGACTGAACGGCCGATCAAAGTGCCGCGCGGCACTCCCTCGGCGGCGTTTCAGCCCTCGCGATTCGGTGCCAGCCTTAAAGACAATTTCAAAGAATGGCTGCGACCGCTGCCGCCTTCGGCGCGAAAGCCCATCCACTCGGACATGCTGGTCACGTCGCAAGGCTGGTTTGCGATGTTCTGGGACCGCATCCACGAAGCGGTTGCGCCGCGAAAACTCCCTCCGCTGGAAGTGACGAGCCAGCCGATTCCTGTTCCGGAGATCTGGTCGAAGAACCAGCAATTTACGAAAGTGCAGGCGCTCTCGCTTACGGCGCACGTCGTGGTTATCGTGCTGATTATTTTGCCGCTGCTGCCGGAGTTTATGTCGCCGCCCACGCAGGCGGCTTCGACGAGAGTAACGGAGATTCCGATTTCGGAGTATCTGCCCAAGCTGGCAATGGGCAACAAGCGCGCAGGAGGCGGCGGAGGCCGCGCCGATAATCTTCCCGCCGCGCGAGGACGGCTACCTAAGTTTGCGACGACGCAATTTGCCGCCCCGCTTACAAGGCCACCCGAGCACGCGAAACTGACAGTTGATCCGACCGTCGTGGTGCCGCCGAACATCCACATACCGAATCCCGACCTTCCGAATTATGGCGATCCGGTTTCGAAGCTGGTGAACGATTCAATGGGGAGCGGCAGCGGAAGCGGAATTGGAAATGGCAATGGCGCCGGAATCGGACAAGGCGAGGGGTATGGCGTGGGTGGCGGAACACCGAATGCGGGTGAAAATGGCTATGGGGTTCCAGTGTGCGTTTATTGCCCTGACCCCAAGTACTCTGATGACGGATTCAAACTGAAGATTCAGGGGGCTGTGGTGCTGGATATAGTAGTGGGCGTAGACGGACGCGCTACCAACATTCATGTCGCAAAGGGGCTGGGCTACGGACTGGACGAAGAGGCTGTAAAGTCTGTGCGCGATATCTACCACTTCAAGCCGGCTATGGGGCCTGACGGACGCCCGGCTGCGGTGCGCATGGAAATCGAAGTTGATTTCCGGCTTTACTGA
- a CDS encoding peroxidase-related enzyme (This protein belongs to a clade of uncharacterized proteins related to peroxidases such as the alkylhydroperoxidase AhpD.): protein MPYVDEVEARDAGPELREIYAKIEKNFGFLPHFFKALGPLPEVIQAQLEIMGAIMREGALPASIKEQIGVVVSGINSSMYCIAIHMEVLRQFGIEKPMARKLATDYMNAPVDDKTKALFRFAEKLTKAPADIEDSDAEEVIRAGWNKAALRETALTVAIFNYINRVSLGLGLVADF, encoded by the coding sequence ATGCCGTACGTGGATGAAGTCGAGGCCAGGGATGCAGGTCCAGAACTGCGCGAGATTTATGCGAAGATTGAGAAAAATTTCGGATTCCTGCCACATTTTTTCAAGGCGCTCGGGCCGCTGCCGGAAGTGATTCAGGCCCAATTGGAGATAATGGGAGCAATTATGCGCGAAGGCGCGCTTCCGGCAAGCATAAAGGAACAGATCGGCGTGGTGGTGAGCGGGATCAATTCCTCGATGTATTGCATCGCTATCCATATGGAAGTGCTACGGCAGTTTGGAATCGAGAAGCCTATGGCGCGCAAACTGGCGACGGATTATATGAACGCGCCCGTAGACGACAAGACAAAGGCATTATTCCGTTTCGCCGAGAAATTGACGAAGGCTCCAGCGGACATCGAGGATTCCGACGCTGAGGAAGTGATACGCGCGGGCTGGAACAAAGCAGCGCTCCGCGAGACAGCACTCACTGTGGCAATCTTCAATTACATCAATCGCGTATCGCTCGGGCTTGGACTGGTGGCAGACTTCTGA
- a CDS encoding DinB family protein, with the protein MASIVESILNEFREEVPATRRMLERVPGDKLAWKPHPKSRSLGELALHVANIFGLAEKIVSSDEFAAGIAPPAAIPGVEEIRAAFEKNARNGEEALGKLTEQSALGSWRLVFKGKELTRKTRVAALRTNMLNHMYHHRGQLSVYLRLLDVPVPVVYGPTADENPFA; encoded by the coding sequence ATGGCGTCTATAGTCGAATCCATCTTGAACGAATTTCGCGAAGAAGTGCCGGCGACTCGCCGCATGTTGGAGAGAGTTCCGGGAGATAAGCTCGCTTGGAAACCGCATCCGAAATCCAGATCTCTCGGCGAACTGGCCCTGCACGTTGCCAATATTTTCGGCCTGGCCGAAAAGATCGTCTCATCGGATGAATTCGCCGCCGGCATTGCTCCGCCTGCGGCCATCCCTGGCGTAGAAGAAATTCGCGCCGCTTTCGAAAAAAACGCTCGCAACGGTGAAGAAGCCCTCGGCAAGCTGACCGAGCAGTCCGCGCTTGGGAGTTGGCGCCTGGTTTTCAAAGGCAAGGAGCTAACGCGCAAGACTCGCGTCGCCGCGCTGCGAACGAACATGCTGAATCACATGTATCACCATCGCGGCCAGTTGTCAGTTTATCTCCGGCTTCTGGATGTACCCGTTCCCGTGGTCTATGGTCCGACAGCGGACGAAAACCCGTTCGCCTAG
- a CDS encoding SGNH/GDSL hydrolase family protein, translating into MNSVSRAVQFLVRVAAILLIVLSLPYRMGAQTHETAEHWVGTWAASPQMPPADAAQQESLDTGFSNQTVRMIAHVSIGGEELRVRFSNVFGSAAVTLGRVHIAVTDKGAAVVPGTDRLLTFGGQQSFTIPPGAMVLSDPVHLHVPPLSRLSVSVFLPASTGPASWHALGNQTTYISGEGDFTSSIDMPTASTEKSWYWLSGVEVLADRRTAAIVTLGDSITDGAYSTLDANHRWPDILAEQLAGRANTHLAVLNEGISGNRLLHDVAGPSALARFDRDVLAQDGVRYLIVLEGINDIGWPNMVGGKYDAQAVTAQDIIAALQQIAERAHAHGLLVLGGTLTPFEGAFYETPGGEAQREAVNSWIRSSGVFDGVIDFDKATRDPNKPGQFLPAYDSGDHLHPGDAGYNAMGRAAAQYFHSAPPARKHRHR; encoded by the coding sequence ATGAACTCTGTCTCGCGCGCAGTGCAATTTCTAGTTCGAGTCGCGGCGATTCTCTTAATTGTTCTCTCTCTGCCTTATAGGATGGGCGCACAGACTCATGAGACGGCAGAACACTGGGTGGGTACGTGGGCCGCGTCTCCGCAAATGCCGCCCGCGGATGCCGCGCAGCAGGAATCGTTGGACACCGGATTTAGCAATCAGACTGTGCGCATGATCGCGCATGTAAGCATCGGCGGAGAGGAATTGCGCGTCCGATTTTCCAACGTTTTTGGCAGTGCTGCTGTCACGCTGGGCCGCGTACATATAGCGGTGACGGACAAAGGAGCTGCGGTCGTTCCCGGAACGGATCGCCTGCTGACGTTCGGCGGCCAGCAGTCTTTCACCATCCCACCCGGCGCAATGGTGCTGAGCGATCCCGTGCATTTGCATGTGCCGCCGCTATCTCGCCTCTCAGTTAGCGTGTTTCTTCCCGCATCCACGGGCCCTGCCTCCTGGCACGCACTCGGCAATCAGACCACCTACATTTCCGGTGAGGGCGACTTCACTTCCAGTATCGATATGCCCACCGCCAGCACCGAGAAATCTTGGTACTGGCTTTCCGGTGTCGAGGTCCTTGCCGATCGCCGAACTGCCGCTATTGTGACCCTCGGCGACTCCATCACCGATGGTGCGTATTCCACCCTCGACGCAAACCATCGCTGGCCGGATATTCTCGCCGAGCAGCTCGCAGGACGCGCCAATACACATTTAGCAGTCCTCAACGAAGGAATCTCCGGAAACCGGCTCTTGCATGATGTGGCGGGTCCAAGCGCACTCGCACGCTTCGATCGCGATGTCCTCGCCCAGGATGGCGTCCGCTATCTTATCGTTCTCGAAGGAATCAACGATATCGGCTGGCCAAACATGGTTGGTGGAAAGTACGACGCCCAAGCCGTGACCGCTCAGGACATCATTGCTGCTCTTCAACAGATTGCCGAACGCGCGCATGCGCACGGCCTTTTGGTTTTGGGCGGTACGCTGACGCCGTTCGAGGGTGCATTTTATGAGACTCCGGGCGGCGAAGCTCAGCGCGAGGCGGTTAATAGCTGGATCCGCAGCAGTGGCGTCTTTGATGGTGTGATCGATTTCGACAAAGCTACGCGCGATCCCAATAAGCCAGGCCAGTTCTTGCCGGCTTACGATTCAGGAGATCATCTGCATCCGGGGGACGCCGGTTATAACGCCATGGGCCGCGCCGCTGCACAATATTTCCATTCAGCGCCTCCTGCACGAAAACATCGCCACCGGTAA
- a CDS encoding glycoside hydrolase family 27 protein: MERSNDFSQLGSALTKARLCAFLSLLFFALPSSAQTNVTGFWDFQMPTGDGNFHHLYLDLKQDGGTVTGKVMYEANRSTPISDGSIRNGVLHFIVNFWRPPQVRKVTYDGVVKDGEIMLTSTFPGRPEVKGTAIRTSPSILLPPARLPIPALNNVPDNGLARTPPMGWNSWNKFAGKVNDQDVREMADAMVSSGMKAAGYTYINIDDTWEGSRDANGNITSNLKFPNMKALADYVHSKGLKIGIYSSPGPKTCAGYEGSYGHEQQDADTYAAWGFDYLKYDWCSAEEIYKNTEMQAVYQKMGDALLKTGRPIVFSLCQYGEDGVWTWGAKVGGNLWRTTDDIQDNWKAMSGIGFSQFDIAKYIQPGHWNDPDMLEIGNGGMSDEEYRTHMSLWSMLAAPLLAGNDLRTMSEAIKDILTNREVIAIDQDPDGTPVKRIPDSESTAVVLARRLQGGAMAIGLFNKADQPQSVTVQWSDAGVTTKMLKVRDLWKHADVQTSGPSYTATVPAHGVVLLRVTPTP; the protein is encoded by the coding sequence ATGGAACGCTCAAATGACTTCTCGCAATTAGGATCGGCGCTTACGAAGGCAAGGCTTTGCGCATTTTTGTCGCTGCTGTTTTTCGCGCTTCCCTCCTCCGCCCAAACCAACGTCACCGGATTTTGGGATTTCCAAATGCCCACAGGAGACGGGAATTTTCACCACTTATACCTGGATTTGAAGCAGGACGGCGGGACGGTGACGGGCAAGGTCATGTATGAGGCGAATCGCAGCACGCCCATCAGCGACGGAAGCATACGCAATGGCGTGCTTCATTTCATCGTGAACTTCTGGCGACCGCCGCAGGTGCGGAAGGTCACGTACGACGGGGTGGTGAAAGACGGCGAGATCATGCTGACCTCCACGTTTCCTGGCAGGCCGGAGGTGAAAGGGACAGCCATTCGCACCAGCCCTAGCATTCTGCTGCCGCCGGCTCGCCTGCCTATTCCTGCGCTGAACAATGTGCCAGATAACGGCTTGGCACGGACGCCGCCGATGGGCTGGAACAGCTGGAACAAGTTTGCTGGAAAAGTGAATGACCAAGACGTCCGCGAGATGGCCGACGCGATGGTATCGAGCGGCATGAAGGCAGCGGGCTATACGTACATCAACATCGACGACACATGGGAAGGCTCGCGAGATGCGAATGGAAATATTACAAGCAATCTGAAATTTCCGAACATGAAGGCACTCGCGGATTATGTTCATTCGAAGGGATTGAAAATCGGAATCTACTCTTCGCCAGGGCCCAAGACTTGCGCCGGCTACGAAGGAAGTTATGGCCATGAGCAACAGGACGCAGATACGTACGCGGCGTGGGGTTTCGACTACCTGAAGTACGATTGGTGCAGCGCAGAAGAAATCTACAAGAATACCGAAATGCAAGCGGTATACCAGAAAATGGGAGATGCTTTGCTGAAGACCGGCCGGCCGATCGTTTTCAGTCTGTGCCAGTACGGCGAGGATGGAGTTTGGACATGGGGAGCGAAGGTCGGCGGAAATCTGTGGCGTACGACCGACGACATTCAGGATAACTGGAAAGCGATGTCGGGGATCGGATTTTCACAATTTGACATCGCCAAGTATATTCAGCCGGGGCACTGGAACGATCCCGATATGCTGGAGATCGGCAACGGCGGCATGAGCGATGAGGAATACCGGACGCACATGAGCCTGTGGTCGATGCTGGCGGCGCCGCTGCTTGCAGGCAACGATTTGCGGACAATGTCGGAAGCGATTAAGGACATCCTCACGAATCGGGAAGTGATCGCGATCGATCAGGATCCCGATGGAACACCCGTGAAGAGAATTCCCGATTCCGAATCTACTGCGGTTGTCTTAGCGCGGCGGCTCCAGGGAGGGGCGATGGCAATTGGCCTCTTCAATAAGGCCGATCAGCCGCAGAGCGTCACTGTGCAATGGAGTGACGCCGGCGTGACGACCAAGATGCTGAAGGTGAGGGACCTTTGGAAACATGCTGATGTGCAGACTTCGGGACCGAGCTATACAGCGACCGTTCCGGCACACGGAGTCGTTCTGCTGCGAGTGACGCCAACACCGTAG
- a CDS encoding TonB family protein: MASSTTEIPVSPASPKTKSNETLEAEAIGMETAVRVHGSQITAVVLESTEHVEPFEEDTTTMIVFPRGGVVKLRARVRTGHALVLTNLQSKQTALCRIVQVNSAGTASSYVKLEFIQPAPGFWNIHFPSDPQSAAAVKQPAPAAESIAPPISAKPAIPAAAIVPATPRIDVAPITVSAASPAVRETSIPVPVEKKPVVAAPPTIEYAAPKIGQQEELVPLANEQPAIEMKIGIPTKPLVAPAKPPVPAASSRSNANSAPTMRGSSEPPAFDTLSTEEEVFSREPEVTRPSPVNIQTSFDPSSISQPAAAKPRSHAFAITSIVIVVLGLAAGAGYYLRNHPLPFGLLQRSRANSVAAQTSATPAASQPTAPPSSAVPTPPLSDSPAAKTASFAETGHASTPPQTAITVTPVHSGEKVINSDEDQASSNTSANIYAGDLSAHAAITPHAAATISAQPPEIGGTNAVGTAAEGLNSLVPGSTGSNLPTPASPPPVASKPLPVQGGRATPPKLMHSVNPIYPQAAITSQIEGDVQIEAQIDAKGKVTSAKVLKGPTVLQTAAIDAVRQWRYSPATLDGKPVATEYVVMVNFRLHR; encoded by the coding sequence ATGGCGAGTTCGACGACAGAGATCCCGGTTTCTCCAGCAAGCCCAAAGACAAAATCGAACGAAACGCTGGAAGCAGAAGCCATCGGGATGGAAACAGCCGTCCGCGTACATGGTTCCCAAATCACCGCCGTAGTTCTGGAATCCACCGAGCACGTTGAACCGTTTGAGGAAGACACGACCACGATGATCGTGTTTCCGCGCGGCGGCGTCGTCAAATTGCGCGCGCGAGTGCGCACGGGCCACGCGCTGGTGCTGACAAATCTGCAAAGCAAGCAAACGGCGCTCTGCCGAATTGTGCAAGTCAACAGCGCTGGGACGGCGTCGAGTTACGTCAAACTCGAGTTCATTCAACCGGCTCCGGGATTTTGGAACATACACTTCCCTTCCGATCCACAGTCTGCGGCTGCAGTGAAACAACCGGCGCCGGCTGCCGAATCCATTGCTCCGCCAATTTCGGCGAAGCCGGCAATTCCAGCCGCTGCCATTGTTCCCGCAACGCCGCGAATCGATGTGGCGCCCATTACCGTAAGCGCTGCCAGCCCCGCCGTTCGAGAGACTTCGATTCCGGTACCAGTGGAAAAAAAGCCTGTCGTCGCTGCTCCGCCGACAATTGAATATGCGGCACCGAAGATCGGACAGCAGGAAGAACTCGTACCGCTGGCGAACGAACAGCCGGCTATCGAAATGAAGATTGGAATTCCGACGAAACCGTTGGTGGCGCCAGCGAAGCCGCCGGTTCCAGCAGCGTCGAGCCGTTCCAATGCCAATTCCGCCCCGACGATGCGCGGCAGTTCGGAGCCACCGGCCTTTGACACGCTTTCGACCGAAGAAGAAGTTTTTTCGCGCGAGCCCGAAGTGACGCGGCCGAGCCCAGTCAACATTCAAACATCATTTGATCCTTCTTCGATCTCGCAGCCCGCGGCAGCAAAGCCGCGATCGCACGCCTTTGCTATCACCAGCATTGTCATAGTTGTTCTGGGACTTGCGGCAGGAGCGGGATATTATCTGCGGAACCATCCACTGCCCTTTGGGCTCTTGCAGAGATCGAGGGCTAATTCCGTTGCCGCGCAGACGTCGGCAACTCCAGCGGCGTCGCAACCGACGGCACCGCCGTCGAGTGCAGTGCCCACGCCGCCCCTGAGCGATTCTCCGGCGGCAAAGACGGCAAGCTTCGCAGAAACCGGTCACGCCAGCACGCCGCCGCAAACGGCGATTACAGTTACGCCAGTGCACAGCGGAGAGAAAGTCATCAATTCCGATGAGGATCAGGCATCCTCGAATACCTCGGCGAATATCTACGCCGGGGATCTATCTGCACATGCTGCAATCACGCCCCACGCAGCGGCCACCATCAGCGCACAACCTCCGGAAATCGGCGGCACGAATGCAGTTGGCACGGCAGCGGAAGGATTGAACTCGCTTGTTCCGGGAAGCACCGGATCGAATCTTCCCACTCCGGCATCACCTCCGCCGGTTGCGTCGAAACCCCTACCGGTGCAAGGCGGGCGCGCTACGCCCCCGAAGTTGATGCATTCGGTAAATCCGATCTACCCTCAGGCTGCTATCACGTCGCAGATCGAAGGCGATGTACAGATCGAGGCACAGATCGACGCAAAAGGGAAAGTGACGTCCGCCAAAGTGCTTAAGGGTCCGACTGTGTTACAAACCGCCGCGATCGATGCGGTCCGCCAATGGAGATACTCCCCCGCGACCCTGGATGGCAAACCGGTGGCGACGGAATATGTAGTGATGGTTAACTTTCGTCTGCACCGGTAA